The DNA segment CGGGCCGATGACGGCGAAGATGGCGAGCGCGGCAGCCGCCGTCGTCGCCGTCGCCGTCGTGGCGGGCGCGGACGTCGCCGCGAAGGCGAGAGCGACCATGCCGATGGTGAAATGCCGGAAACCGCTGAAGATGCGCCCGAAGCCGACCAACTCGGCGCCGAGGAACAGGCTGAACAGGCCCGGCCCGACAGCGACGAGGACGATGGCCGCAAGAGCCGTCGCGGGCGCCGTGGCGGACGCCGTGGGCGCGGCGGCGCTGCTACCAGCGGGAGCGAACAGCCGATCGAGCCCGGTGAAGCGCCAATGGCCGACCTGCCGATCGCCGAGGAAACCGCGCCGGCCGAAGCCGGCGACGAAGCTCCAGCCGAAGCGGAAGGCCCGAAAACCCGCCGGCGCCCGCGTGCCCGCAAGCCTTCGGCCAAAGCTGAAGCGGTGAGCGAGGCCACCAAGCAGCCTGCGGTCGAGCCCAAGGGGCCAGCGCCCGAACCCACGACAGCCGAGCCGGCCGCCGAGTCAGAGGCCAAGCCCAAGCGCCGAAGCCGCGCCAAGAAGAAGGTCGACGAGGCTTCGGCCGAGGACGAAGCCGCCCCGGCAGCGGCGGCCGCTTCGGCCGCGCCCGAAGCCGACAATGAGGATTCGCTTTCCGAACCGCGCCGCGGCTGGTGGCAGCGGACTTTCGGCTGATCCTGGTGAACCGGCCTCGTCTTCGCGGCGAGGCCGGTTTTCATTCGCCGTTCAGGCTGCCGATGGAAGGAGGGTCTTCATGACCCGCTTTATCCGGCTGCTGATGCTAGCCGTCCTGCTGACGATTACCGTCGCGCGGCCCGCCATGGCCCAGTCGATCCTTCGCGACAGCGAAACCGAAAAGCTGTTCCGCGACATGAGCGACCCGCTGGTCCAGGCCGCCGGCCTCGACCCTGCCAACGTCAAGGTGGTGCTGGTCAACGACCAAGACATCAACGCCTTCGTGTCGCAGGGCCAGGTGGTCTATATCCATAGCGGGCTGTTCACCGCCGCGGACAATGCCAACCAGGTCCAGGGCGTGATCGCGCATGAGCTTGGCCATGTCGCGGGCGGCCACGCGCTGCGCATCTACGACGGCGCTAACAAGGCCACCGTCATCACCATCCTCAGCCTCGTTCTGGGCGCGGCGGCGATGGCCGTCGGCGCCGGCGATGCGGGCGTCGGCCTAATGCAGCTTGGCCAGCAAGTGGCGATCGGTTCGTTCCTGCAATTTACCCGGGCCCAGGAATCGAGCGCCGACCTCGCCGGCGCCTCCTATCTCAGCAAGGCCGGGATCAGCGGCAAGGGCAGCATCGAATTCTTCAAGAAGCTGCAGAACCAGGAATATCGGCTCGCCGTCTACGCCAAGGACAGCTACGACCGTACCCATCCATTATCGAGCGAGCGCATCGCTTCCCTGTCGCAGGCCTATCAAAAGGATCCGGCCTGGAACAAGCCGACCGACCCCGCCCTCGAGGCCCGCTTCCAGCGGGTCAAGGCCAAGCTGATCGGCTATGTCACCCCCAAGCAGGCGGTAAGCCGCTATCCCGAGCAGGACCAGAGCGTCCCGGCCCATTATGCGCGGGCCTACGCCTATCACCTCGGCGCCTATCCGGACAAAGCCCAGCAGGAAGCCGACGCCCTTTTGGCGACCGATCCGGAAGACCCCTTCTTCCTCGAACTTAAAGGCCAGATCCTGCTCGAAAGCGGCCGGCCCAAGGAAGCGATCGCGCCGCTACGCAAGGCCGTCGCCAAGGCCCCCGACATGCCGATGATCTCGGTAATGCTCGGACACGCCCTGATCGCGTCGGAGGATTCCAAGAATTTCGCCGAGGCCAAGCAGGTGCTTAAGGCGGCGGTAAACCGGGACAATGACAATCCTTTCGCCTGGTACCAACTGGGGATCGTTTATGACCGCGAAGGCGACCGGGCCCGTGCCGCGCTGGCCACCGCGGAACGAAACAACCTCCAGGGCAACAACAAGCTGGCGCTAGCGAGCGCGAAAATGGCGCTGGCCGGGCTGCCAGCGGGAACGCCGGACTATCTTCGTGCGCAGGATATCGCCATGGTCTCCGAAGAAGCATTGAAGAAGGACAAGAAAAGGCGTGACCGAGACTAGCAAGGCGACCTGGACTGCGGCGATCGGTGGCGGGATTGTCGGGGCTGCGCTGACGGCAGCGGCGATCGTCCTTGCCGGCCCGGCGCTGTTTGGTGACCGCCTAGTGCGGACTGCGCTGGTCAACAACCCGGACATGCTGGTCGATGCCGGCGAAGCGCTACGTGCCCAACAGGCTTCGTCCGCCCTTTCACCCATCCGCGCGGCGCTGGAGCAGCCTTTTTATTCAAGCTGGAAGGGCGCGGCCGAGCCCGACGTCACCATGACCTATTTCTACGACTATGCCTGCGGCTATTGCCGGCAGAGCAATCCCGACATCGAGCGGCTGCTGAAGGAAGATCAGGGGCTGCGGGTCGTCTACCGTGAACTGCCGATCCTCGGTCCAGACAGCGTCGCCGCCGCGCGCGTCTCCCTGGCGGCGTCCAAGGCCGGAAAATTCGCCCAGTTCCATGACACGCTTTATGCCGCCGGACGCCCCGGCCCCGATACCATTGCCGCGGCTGCCCGTGCCGCCGGTGTCGCCGCGCAGCCAGCTAATGACCCGGCACAAGAAGCCGAACTCAAGGCCAACATGGCCCTCGCCAGCCAGCTCGGCGCAACCGGCACGCCGCTGTTCATTATCGGCGACCAGGTGATGAACGCCGCGGTCGGCTATCAGGCGCTCAAGGAAGCGGTCGAGGCCGCACGCAAGAAAGCCTGAACTCGCCCGGGGTTATGCCCCGGCACACCTTGGCTTGCCTTCTGGCTGGGCTGGCACTCCTGCCGACGATGAAGCTGTCGCTGGAATGGTTCGGATCAGGGTCGACCCTGACCGATTTTCTCTTGCTGCGCTGCTGGCGCTGCCACGGCTGCCCGGCGTGATCCCCGCATTCCTCGGCAAGCAAAAGACCTAGCATCGACATCGGCAACTCCCCTGCGCGCCTTCGAAATTATATCGAGCCTGCGTCCATCTGGCGCGAGGAGTCAAAATCGTTCAGCCTTCGTCGCGCCCCTTGAAGCCCTGGGCGATGACATACCATTCGCTGGAATCCTTGCGGCTGGCGGGGGGCTTGGCGTGCTTGACGCTGGTGAAGTGGCGCTTGAGCTCGGCCACCAGGCTATTGTCCGCTCCGCCGGCCAGCACCTTGGCAAGATAGGCGCCGCCCGGCCGCAGCACTTCCTTGGCAAATTCCAGTCCGGCTTCCACTAGCGCCATGGTCCGCAGGTGATCGGTCTGGGGATGGCCGACGGTGTTGGCAGCCATGTCGGACATGACAAAATCGGCCTGGTCGGATCCCAGCGCCTCGCGCAGTCGGTCGGGCGCGTCGTCGCCCATGAAATCCATCTGCAGGATGGTGACCCCGTCGATCGGTTCCGTCGGCAGCAGGTCGATCCCGGCAATCCGCGCGGCGGGCGACTTCCTGCGGACGACCTGGCTCCAGCCGCCGGGCGCGATACCGAGGTCGACCACCGCCTTGACGCCCTTCAGCAGGCCGAAGCGCTCGTCTAGCTCGATCAGCTTATAGGCGGCCCGGCTGCGATATCCTTCGGCCTTGGCCTTTTTCACATAAGGGTCGTTGAGTTGCCGTTCGAGCCAGCGGGTCGAACTGACCTTGCGTCCCTTGGCGGTTCGGAGCCGGGTCACAGCTGATAACCGTCGCGGGCCATCAACGACCGCAATATGCCTTCACGAATGCCGCGGTCGGCGATTCCCAGCGTATCCGCGGGCCAGATGTCGAGAATGGCTTCCAGGATGGCGCAACCGGCGACCACCATGTCGGCCCGCTCGCTGCCAATGCAAGGCAGGCCACTGCGCTGTTCGAAATCCATTTCCGCGATCATCGTCGAAATGCGGCGCATATCCCCCACCGGCACGTGCAGCCCATCGACTTGGCGCCGGTCATAGGCGGGCAGCGCGAGGTGAACGCTGGCAAGCGTCGTCACCGTGCCGCTGGTGCCAAGCAACCGCACGTTGCGCGGATTGTCGGGGAGCATTTCGATGAAATGGGCGAAGCTGCGAAGCACCCGCTCGCGCATCCGGCCATAGGCGGCGACGCGGTCCTTTCCCTCGATCGCCTCCTGCCCTTCGCTTTCGGTAAGCGAGACGACGCCCCACGGCGCCGACCACCAGGCACGGATGCGCGGGGCGGTATCGCCTTGTTCGAGCAGGACGAGCTCGGTCGATCCTCCGCCAATGTCGAAGATCAACGCCGGTCCGTCGCCGGGCTCAAGCAGCTTGTGGCATCCGAGCACCGCCAGCCGGGCCTCTTCGCGCGGCGAAATGATGTCGAGGGCGATCCCGGTCTCCTGCTTCACCCGGGCGATAAAATCGCGGCCATTGGCGGCGCGGCGGCACGCCTCGGTGGCGACCGAGCGCGACAGGGTGACATGGCGGCGGCGCAACTTGTCGGCGCAAACGCCAAGCGCCTCGACCGCGCGGTCCATGGAATCCTGACTTAACTTCCCGCTTGACGACAGGCCTTCGCCCAGCCTGACGATCCGCGAAAATGCGTCGAGAACGGTGAAGCCGCCATCGCTCGGGCGAGCGATCAGCAGGCGGCAATTGTTGGTTCCAAGATCGAGCGCACCATAGATGTCGCGCTGGTACCCTCGGAGGGGCGGCGGCCTGTTTCCGCCTGCCGGCCCCCTGAAACCGGGACTCGGCGCACTGGCGACCTGCTGCGCCATGGTGGTGCCCATTTCTATCCTTCACCGAACGCGGGATAGCGTCCGGCTGACTTGCCCCGACCTTAACCTCAACTAAGTCCGTGGCGCAACCAGCGGGCGCCAATGGCCCATTTCCCGGGCCCGATTGTTGACAGGGAGAGGCGCGCTACTTATTGGCCCGCCGGCAAGCGCTGCCCGATCGTCTAATGGTAAGACTACGGACTCTGACTCCGTCAATCGAGGTTCGAATCCTCGTCGGGCATCCAGCTTTCTTTCAGAAAATCAAGCAGGTAACCGCGATTGTCCTTGGACAGTCCGGTTCGCCCCCATTTCCCCTGGTTCGCGGCCGCGGGCATCGCGTGCATGTATTGTTCAGGCGGCAAGGGCAGCGCCGAGGTGGCGCTGGCGCGCATTAGCCCAGTCGAGCATCGCCGCGACCAGCCGGCTGCCGCGGGGAGTGAGGATGGATTCGGGGTGGAACTGCAGGCCGAGCTGGGCCGCCTCGTCGTCGCGAATGGCCAACACCATGCCGTCGAGCGCCGCGTCGACGATGAACCGGTCTGGAAGGCCGTCAGTAGGCGTGCACAGTGAATGGTAACGACCCACGCGCATCGGGCTTGGAAGGCCTGCAAAGGGTCCGGTGCCCTGATGGTCGAGTGCCGAGCATTTGCCATGACAGGGATCGGCCGCGGCGGCTACCTGCCCGCCCGCCTCGGCGATGATCGTCTGGGCCCAAGGCAACTTCCGATGACCGGAACTAGGCCCTTGGCCTGCCTCACAAGCTCGATGCAGCATCCGGCATCGCACGGGGCGCCGGGACCAGGCGACAGCATTATGGAGGCGCCAAGCCTGGTTGCGCGATAGAGCGCCTCGCCAGCGGCGATGCTGTTGCGTACCACGACCACCTCCGCGCCCGCCGAGCGGAAGGCGCCAGCCAAGTTGAAAGTGAAGCTGTCGCGATTGTCGACGAGGAGGATCACGCCACTGCTCCCAGGCGTGGAAAAAGAATAGGCCCGCATCGATGCCGGGCCTTGGGTCAGAATTGCCTGTTGCTCAGGGAATCAGCCGCGCGCGCGCCATCGTTCGGGCGAACGCCACCACCAACCCAGCGCCGGAATCGCAGGGAGGAAAATCGGTTGAAGGCGGCGCAGTTCACGCATACGCAAGGGAGCGACGGCCGCCCGGCCTGTAAAGCGACAAATGAACCAGCGACGGCGCAAGGCCATGGCCATCAAGATTATCGGCAGCTTCGTCAGTCCCTATGTCCGCAAGGTCCTTGCCTGCCTGGAACTGAAGGGTCTCGACTATGAGGTCGATCCGATCACGCCCTTCTTCGGCAATGACGAATTCGTCCGGTTAAGCCCGCTGCGTCGAATTCCGGTGATGATTGCGGACGGGATTGTGCTGACCGATTCCACCATAATCTGCGAATATCTCGACGAGATAATGCCCGAGCCCGCGCTGTTGCCGCGGGATCCGAAAGAGCGGGCGCGGGCCCGCTGGATGGAAGAGTTTGCCGACACCCGACTTGGCGATGTGTTCATCTGGGGCTTGTTCTACCAGAAGATGGTCCACCCCCGGGTATGGGGGGAGCCGGGCGACGAGGCGCGGGTCGAACGGTCGCTTTCCCGCGACATTCCGGCGGCGCTCGATTATCTCGAGTGCGAGCTGCCCGCCCAAGGCTATCTGTTCGGCGCGATCGGCCTTGCGGATATCGCCACCGCCAGCTTTTTCAGGAACGCCGCCTATGCAGGTTTCCTGCCGGATCCGGACCGCTGGCCGCGCACCGCGGCGTTCGTCGGTCGCGTGCTGGCGCATCCGGTGCTGGAAAAACTGCATAAGCTTGAACAGATCCAGCTCAGCGCGACGATCGCCGGGAGACGGCATGCGCTGATCGAGGCCGGGGCGCGCCTTACCACGGAAAGCTTCGGCCAGCGCGAGCCGCGGCGCGGGATCATGCGGCTTTAATGCTGGGTTCCAGCGATCCAATGTTCGATGCGGGTCTTGAGTGAGCGGCGCGACGGGATGAACCCCGGCTCGCTCGGCTGCTCTTCCTCCTCGACCTTGTCGTAAAGGGTAAGGTTGACCGGCATCCGGGCTCGCAGCGCCTCTCGGCCGCGCATGATGTCCTCCGCCGCGGCGAGGCTGCGGTGCACATCCTCGGCGGTGAACGGCTTCATCAGGCAGCCGAGCGCCAGGTCGGGCATCGGGAAATCGGGCGCCTTGCCAGTGATGAAAAAGCACGGAATGTCGAAATCGCTCATCCGTACCGCGACCGAAAAGCCGGTCGTGCCATGGGCTAACCTAAGGTCCACCAGCGCAAGGTCGGGTGCGTGCTGCTGCGCCGCCACGACCGCGCCGTCGAGATCGTCGACCGTCGCGACGACGCGGTAGCGCGGATTGTCCTCGACCAAATATTTGAGGGTCGTCGCCAGTTGTACGTCGTCTTCGACGATCAAGATTTTCAGCACCCCGCCAGCCTCCCCGCTTGCTTCAAAGGAAAATCCTTTCCTTCGAAGGGGATGGTGCTTGAGAAGCGGGCCGGCGCGAATCCCCCATGAACCGGGTTAACGGCCAGCGGTGCCGGCGGTGCGGCGGGCGGAGATCAGGCGCGGTAAAATATGTGCGCGCCGATCTTTTCGACTCGGTTGAGGCGGCGACCCCATGACGGCGAGACATAGTCGGCGTGATACCAAAGCACGTCCTGCGGCAGCGCCGAGGTCAGGCCGAGCGCGGCAATCCTGGCAATCGCCTGCGCCTTGGCCCAGGCTTCCGAACCGACGTCGATGCGCGGGAAATGCCCGCGGCGGACGAAGGAGAACTGGGCCTTCTGCTTGACCACGCCGCACCAGCTGTTCGGATATTTGGCCGAACGGGCGCGGTTGATGACAACATTGGCAACGGCAAGCTGGCCTTCGAGCGGCTCGCCCATGCTTTCAAAATATACCGCGGTCGCCAGGCATTTGCCCTGCTCGTCCAACTCGGCGCCGATACGATGCGCGCTTACCAGCGAGGACAGCGGGAGCGCGGTTGCGACGCTGGCGGCAGCGGGAACGGCGCTGCCGGTGGCGGCCGTCACGGCGCTGGCCGATGCTGCAATGGCCGTTTCAGCCGGAGCGGTCGCGGCAGCCGTCGCAACGACCGCCTTGATGACCGGGTGATTGGAAACCTGCTGGGCCAGTGCCTGACCCGAACCGCCGACAGCCAAAAGGATGGCCGCGACGAACGCCGACGTACCGCCGGCACCCACGAACTTCTTCAATTTTCACTCTAAAAATGGCGGCCGGCCGTCCGTCGATCGCTTCGGGCGATGAAAAAGTCATCGCAGCAATCCTCGGAGGGTGCGTCCGTCTTGCCCTGGGACCCGGGCCTCCCTTTTTTTCCGGAAGGCGGTTCAGATCCGCTCGCTCAATATGTTGCGGTGCACATAAAGCCTGGCGGACATTGCTCAACCACCGGAGCGACGAGCGGTGTCCGGGGCGAGGTAAACCGGTGGAACCCTTAACGGATTGACAGATTCAGGGACTGTTTTTTGGTTCCATGGCCTCTCCAGTCGCGGTAATCGGTCCCGGAAAATCAGGAGAAATTTCGAAATGGCCTATTGGCTGATGCGGTCCGAACCGAACGTTTACGGATGGGCCGACCTGGTCCGCGAGGGTGGGACCGAATGGGACGGGATTCGCAATTACACGGCGCGAAACTTCCTCAAGGACATGAATCCCGGCGACCTCGCGATTTTCTACCATAGCAACAAGGAAAAGGCGGCAGTCGGCGTGATGGAGATCACTCGTGGCTGGCAACCGGAAGGGGCCGACGGCAAATGGGCCAGCGTCCGCGTCGAGCCGCGTGACAAGCTGGCGGCGCCGGTCGCACTTGCCACGATCAAGGCCGAACCCCGGCTTGCCAAGCTGGAGATGCTGCGCCAGTCGCGGCTCAGCGTCACGCCGGTCCGGGAGGATGAGTGGAAGGTGATTCACCAACTGGCAACAAAGGACTGATTGCATGTAC comes from the Sphingomonas xanthus genome and includes:
- a CDS encoding EVE domain-containing protein yields the protein MAYWLMRSEPNVYGWADLVREGGTEWDGIRNYTARNFLKDMNPGDLAIFYHSNKEKAAVGVMEITRGWQPEGADGKWASVRVEPRDKLAAPVALATIKAEPRLAKLEMLRQSRLSVTPVREDEWKVIHQLATKD
- a CDS encoding glutamine amidotransferase-related protein codes for the protein MILLVDNRDSFTFNLAGAFRSAGAEVVVVRNSIAAGEALYRATRLGASIMLSPGPGAPCDAGCCIELVRQAKGLVPVIGSCLGPRRSSPRRAGR
- a CDS encoding response regulator, whose translation is MLKILIVEDDVQLATTLKYLVEDNPRYRVVATVDDLDGAVVAAQQHAPDLALVDLRLAHGTTGFSVAVRMSDFDIPCFFITGKAPDFPMPDLALGCLMKPFTAEDVHRSLAAAEDIMRGREALRARMPVNLTLYDKVEEEEQPSEPGFIPSRRSLKTRIEHWIAGTQH
- a CDS encoding glutathione S-transferase family protein, with the protein product MAIKIIGSFVSPYVRKVLACLELKGLDYEVDPITPFFGNDEFVRLSPLRRIPVMIADGIVLTDSTIICEYLDEIMPEPALLPRDPKERARARWMEEFADTRLGDVFIWGLFYQKMVHPRVWGEPGDEARVERSLSRDIPAALDYLECELPAQGYLFGAIGLADIATASFFRNAAYAGFLPDPDRWPRTAAFVGRVLAHPVLEKLHKLEQIQLSATIAGRRHALIEAGARLTTESFGQREPRRGIMRL
- a CDS encoding M48 family metalloprotease, whose protein sequence is MTRFIRLLMLAVLLTITVARPAMAQSILRDSETEKLFRDMSDPLVQAAGLDPANVKVVLVNDQDINAFVSQGQVVYIHSGLFTAADNANQVQGVIAHELGHVAGGHALRIYDGANKATVITILSLVLGAAAMAVGAGDAGVGLMQLGQQVAIGSFLQFTRAQESSADLAGASYLSKAGISGKGSIEFFKKLQNQEYRLAVYAKDSYDRTHPLSSERIASLSQAYQKDPAWNKPTDPALEARFQRVKAKLIGYVTPKQAVSRYPEQDQSVPAHYARAYAYHLGAYPDKAQQEADALLATDPEDPFFLELKGQILLESGRPKEAIAPLRKAVAKAPDMPMISVMLGHALIASEDSKNFAEAKQVLKAAVNRDNDNPFAWYQLGIVYDREGDRARAALATAERNNLQGNNKLALASAKMALAGLPAGTPDYLRAQDIAMVSEEALKKDKKRRDRD
- a CDS encoding RlmE family RNA methyltransferase, translated to MTRLRTAKGRKVSSTRWLERQLNDPYVKKAKAEGYRSRAAYKLIELDERFGLLKGVKAVVDLGIAPGGWSQVVRRKSPAARIAGIDLLPTEPIDGVTILQMDFMGDDAPDRLREALGSDQADFVMSDMAANTVGHPQTDHLRTMALVEAGLEFAKEVLRPGGAYLAKVLAGGADNSLVAELKRHFTSVKHAKPPASRKDSSEWYVIAQGFKGRDEG
- a CDS encoding cell wall hydrolase — translated: MKKFVGAGGTSAFVAAILLAVGGSGQALAQQVSNHPVIKAVVATAAATAPAETAIAASASAVTAATGSAVPAAASVATALPLSSLVSAHRIGAELDEQGKCLATAVYFESMGEPLEGQLAVANVVINRARSAKYPNSWCGVVKQKAQFSFVRRGHFPRIDVGSEAWAKAQAIARIAALGLTSALPQDVLWYHADYVSPSWGRRLNRVEKIGAHIFYRA
- a CDS encoding Ppx/GppA phosphatase family protein produces the protein MGTTMAQQVASAPSPGFRGPAGGNRPPPLRGYQRDIYGALDLGTNNCRLLIARPSDGGFTVLDAFSRIVRLGEGLSSSGKLSQDSMDRAVEALGVCADKLRRRHVTLSRSVATEACRRAANGRDFIARVKQETGIALDIISPREEARLAVLGCHKLLEPGDGPALIFDIGGGSTELVLLEQGDTAPRIRAWWSAPWGVVSLTESEGQEAIEGKDRVAAYGRMRERVLRSFAHFIEMLPDNPRNVRLLGTSGTVTTLASVHLALPAYDRRQVDGLHVPVGDMRRISTMIAEMDFEQRSGLPCIGSERADMVVAGCAILEAILDIWPADTLGIADRGIREGILRSLMARDGYQL
- a CDS encoding DsbA family protein, which translates into the protein MTETSKATWTAAIGGGIVGAALTAAAIVLAGPALFGDRLVRTALVNNPDMLVDAGEALRAQQASSALSPIRAALEQPFYSSWKGAAEPDVTMTYFYDYACGYCRQSNPDIERLLKEDQGLRVVYRELPILGPDSVAAARVSLAASKAGKFAQFHDTLYAAGRPGPDTIAAAARAAGVAAQPANDPAQEAELKANMALASQLGATGTPLFIIGDQVMNAAVGYQALKEAVEAARKKA
- a CDS encoding glutamine amidotransferase-related protein — encoded protein: MLHRACEAGQGPSSGHRKLPWAQTIIAEAGGQVAAAADPCHGKCSALDHQGTGPFAGLPSPMRVGRYHSLCTPTDGLPDRFIVDAALDGMVLAIRDDEAAQLGLQFHPESILTPRGSRLVAAMLDWANARQRHLGAALAA